Proteins co-encoded in one Chroicocephalus ridibundus chromosome 6, bChrRid1.1, whole genome shotgun sequence genomic window:
- the EIF4G1 gene encoding eukaryotic translation initiation factor 4 gamma 1 isoform X5 — translation MNKAPQPTGGAPTAPHPAPSPGLPQPTFPPGQTAPVVFNPAPTSQMNTPSQPRQHFYQNRAQPPANASRVQSNTTARPGPPAHVYPAASQVMMIPSQISYTPSQGAYYIPGQGRSTYVVPTQQYPVQPSAPGFYPGASPTEFGTYAGAYYPAQGVQQFPAGVPTAQVIVSQQPPIPPKRERKTIRIRDPNQGGKDITEEIMSGARTSSTPTPPQAGSGLEPQANGETPHVAVIVRPDDRPKPALVVSKPVSLEPSKSASPSPPPPLIPEVEPVVLSAMTLVPMEPPVDADTKAELGEAPPDPHKTFSAITTVPGPVEPLVPAPDMDTVAAEEEVAIPLAEPTPQAPVPPEVPPVPVVPLMPAVPPVPAAPSPPPVVQQAPEAPAKPASPSPPPPREEPCPEPTAEPATEANGVLEEVSEPVPEVPVCQPVSVPAPVPVPAPALDSPIAQPEELPLPNGVEGTGKAEPSEEQPESDVSPISEPEEPAQPGTPASPPAEEEEEESEGPGEAQERSSSPTPAPSQTSEATAQVAMSVPKKKRKMKELNKKEAVGDLLDAFKESQISDSASEVENKPPASTPAREAEDVAPARPQEESEETWEEKEDKLAPEKGKAADQKYRYKEEQWKPLNPEEKKRYDREFLLGFQFIFASMQKPEGLPQITDVVLDKPCVPSQANKTPLRALDPIRLSGMNCSPDFTPSFANLGRPVMGNRGLPSGLGPRRSQQSQRKEPRKIIATVSLNEDVKLNKAEKAWKPSSKRASEEEDPENIKTQELLRRVRSILNKLTPQMFQQLMKQVMELSIDTEERLKGVIDLVFEKAISEPNFSVAYANMCRCLMGLKVPTTDKPTVTVNFRKLLLNRCQKEFEKDKDDDEIFEKRQKEMDDASAPEEKARMKDELEEARDKARRRSLGNIKFIGELFKLKMLTEAIMHDCVVKLLKNHDEESLECLCRLLTTIGKDLDFEKAKPRMDQYFNQMEKIIKEKKTSSRIRFMLQDVIDLRRNSWVPRRGDQGPKTIDQIHKEAEMEEHREHIKVQQLMSKDKRRGPPGPSSSGGRGSLVADDGWNTVPISKGNRPIDTSRLTKITKPGSIDSNNQLFAPGGRLSWGKGSSGGSGAKPADSASDSGRPATSTLNRFSALQQSTPAEGSESRRVVQRSSSSRDRLEKAGDRGDRESRSEKGSDRLERPDRGERADRNRSALTKRSFSKETEDRSREREKQGGPEAVRKAASMTEERDRSRETVKQEPAPPAASPKPALSEEELEKKSKAIIEEYLHINDMKEALQCVQELGSPSSLYIFVQNGIESTLERSTISREHMGVLLCQLVKAGTLSKEQYYKGLREILEVAEDMEIDIPHIWLYLAELITPMLQEEGIPMEELFREITKPLVPIGKATTLLVEVLGLLCKGMSQKTAGKLWRDGGLSWKEFLPEDQDVNKFVTEQKLEYTMGDSSDTPSRKELTSEELCKQIDKLLKENPNNQRIYDWIEANLSEQQVSSNTFIRALMTSVCHSAIVFENPYRVDALVIRNQAKLLQKYLRDEQKELQALYALQALVVKLDQPPNLLRMFFDALYDEDVIKEEAFYKWESSKDPAEQQGKGVALKSVTAFFTWLREAEDESDNN, via the exons ATGAACAAAGCTCCACAGCCCACAGGAGGAGCCCCGACAGCCCCGCACCCTGCCCCTTCTCCCGGACTGCCGCAG ccgaCGTTCCCACCCGGTCAGACGGCACCTGTGGTTTTTAACCCGGCACCGACCTCACAAATGAATACGCCTTCTCAGCCGCGCCAG CATTTCTACCAGAACAGGGCGCAGCCTCCCGCCAACGCGTCCCGCGTGCAGAGTAACACGacggcccggcctggccccccTGCCCATGTGTATCCTGCCGCTTCCCAGGTGATGATGATACCCTCCCAGATATCCTACACACCTTCCCAAGGAGCATATTACATTCCCGGACAG GGTCGCTCCACGTACGTCGTCCCGACCCAACAGTACCCGGTCCAGCCCAGTGCCCCTGGTTTTTACCCTGGAGCCAGCCCCACAGAGTTCGGGACTTACG cgGGTGCTTATTACCCGGCGCAGGGGGTGCAGCAGTTCCCGGCGGGGGTCCCCACCGCCCAGGTCATTGTGAGCCAGCAGCCGCCGATCCCCCCAAAACGAGAGCGCAAGACG ATCCGGATACGAGACCCCAACCAAGGTGGCAAAGACATCACTGAAGAAATCATGTCCGGAGCAAGGACCTcatccacccccacccctccgcAG GCTGGAAGCGGTTTGGAGCCCCAGGCCAATGGAGAGACCCCCCATGTAGCAGTTATTGTCCGGCCAG ATGATCGCCCAAAGCCCGCGCTGGTGGTGAGCAAGCCCGTCTCCCTGGAGCCCAGCAAGTCTGCGTCCCCgtcgcctccccctcccctcatcCCCGAGGTGGAGCCCGTGGTGCTCTCGGCCATGACGCTGGTGCCAATGGAGCCCCCCGTGGACGCGGACACTAAAGCGGAGCTGGGCGAGGCGCCGCCCGACCCACACAAGACGTTTAGCGCCATCACTACAGTGCCAGGGCCTGTGGAGCCCCTTGTGCCCGCGCCCGACATGGACACAGTGGCCGCGGAAGAGGAGGTTGCCATTCCCCTCGCGGAGCCCACCCCGCAGGCGCCTGTGCCCCCCGAGGTACCGCCGGTGCCCGTTGTTCCCCTGATGCCAGCCGTGCCCCCGGTGCCGGCCGCGCCGTCGCCGCCGCCCGTCGTACAGCAGGCCCCCGAAGCGCCCGCCAAacccgcctcccccagccccccgccaccccgggaAGAGCCCTGCCCCGAGCCCACGGCTGAGCCCGCCACTGAGGCCAACGGTGTCCTAGAGGAGGTGTCCGAGCCGGTCCCTGAGGTGCCTGTGTGCCAGCCGGTGTCGGTGCCTGCGCCAGTGCCCGTGCCCGCGCCCGCCCTGGACTCCCCCATCGCCCAGCCTGAAGAGCTGCCCCTGCCCAACGGGGTGGAAGGCACTGGCAAAGCGGAGCCGAGCGAGGAGCAGCCCGAGTCGGACGTCAGCCCCATCTCGGAGCCTGaggagccagcccagcctggcacccctgcctcccccccggcggaggaggaggaggaggagagcgaagGCCCCGGCGAGGCCCAGGAGCGGAGCTCAAGCCCGACCCCTGCCCCTTCGCAGACCTCGGAGGCGACCGCGCAAG tcGCCATGTCGGTGCCAAAGAAGAAGCGAAAGATGAAGGAGCTGAACAAGAAGGAGGCAGTAGGCGATTTGCTGGATGCCTTTAAAGAG TCTCAGATCAGTGACAGTGCCTCGGAGGTGGAGAACAAGCCCCCTGCGTCCACCCCTGCCCGCGAAGCGGAGGATGTGGCCCCCGCCCGTCCACAGGAAGAGTCGGAGGAGAcgtgggaggagaaggaggacaaGCTGGCCCCGGAGAAGGGCAAGGCTGCCGACCAGAAGTACCGCTACAAGGAAG AGCAATGGAAACCACTGAACCCCGAGGAGAAGAAGCGATACGACAGGGAGTTCCTGCTGGGCTTCCAGTTCATCTTTGCCAGCATGCAGAAACCCGAGGGGCTGCCCCAGATCACGGATGTGGTGCTGGACAAG CCGTGTGTACCTTCGCAGGCCAACAAGACCCCGCTGCGGGCGCTCGACCCCATCCGCCTCAGCGGCATGAACTGCAGCCCTGACTTCACCCCCTCCTTCGCCAATCTTGGCCGGCCCGTCATGGGCAACCGGGGCCTG CCCTCAGGGTTGGGTCCCCGCCGCTCCCAGCAGAGCCAGAGGAAGGAGCCACGAAAAATCATTGCCACTGTGTCCCTCAATGAGGATGTCAAGCTGAACAAGGCCGAGAAGGCCTGGAAACCCAGCAGCAAGCGTGCCTCTGAGGAGGAGGATCCTGAGAACATCAAGACGCAG GAACTGCTCCGCCGTGTCCGCAGCATCCTCAACAAGCTGACGCCCCAGATGTTCCAGCAGCTGATGAAGCAAGTGATGGAGTTATCCATCGACACGGAGGAGCGGCTCAAGGGTGTCATTGACCTCGTCTTCGAGAAGGCCATCTCGGAGCCAAACTTCTCTGTTGCCTATGCTAACATGTGCCGTTGCCTTATGGGG CTCAAAGTGCCCACAACAGACAAGCCCACGGTGACTGTGAACTTCCGCAAGCTGCTGCTCAACCGCTGCCAGAAGGAGTTTGAGAAGGACAAGGACGATGACGAGATCTTTGAGAAGCGGCAGAAGGAGATGGACGATGCCAGTGCT CCCGAGGAGAAGGCGCGCATGAAGGACGAGCTGGAGGAGGCGCGGGACAAGGCCCGCCGGCGATCCCTAGGCAACATCAAGTTCATTGGAGAGCTCTTCAAACTGAAGATGTTGACGGAGGCCATCATGCACGACTGCGTGGTGAAGCTGCTCAAAAACCACGATGAGGAGTCTCTTGAGTGCCTTTGCCGCCTGCTTACCACCATTGGCAAGGACTTGGACTTTGAGAAGGCCAAG CCCAGGATGGACCAGTACTTTAATCAGATGGAGAAGATCATCAAAGAGAAGAAGACATCATCCCGAATCCGTTTCATGCTTCAGGATGTGATTGATCTCAGACGG AATAGCTGGGTGCCGCGGCGAGGAGACCAAGGCCCCAAAACCATCGACCAGATCCACAAGGAAGCAGAGATGGAGGAGCATCGGGAACATATCAAAGTGCAGCAGCTCATGTCGAAGGACAAGAGGAGAGGACCCCCTGGGCCATCCTCCAGCG GTGGGCGTGGAAGCCTGGTGGCAGACGATGGCTGGAACACAGTGCCCATCAGCAAGGGCAACCGACCCATTGACACCAGCCGGCTAACGAAGATCACCAAG CCTGGATCCATCGACTCCAACAACCAGCTCTTTGCGCCAGGCGGGCGGCTGAGCTGGGGCAAAGGCAGCAGCGGAGGGTCTGGTGCGAAGCCTGCAGATTCAG CATCTGATTCAGGGCGACCAGCCACGAGCACCTTGAACCGCTTCTCAGCGCTCCAGCAGTCGACCCCTGCCGAGGGCTCAGAGTCCCGGCGCGTGGTGCAGAG gagcagctccagccgcGACAGGTTAGAGAAGGCTGGGGATAGAGGGGACCGGGAGTCGCGTTCGGAGAAGGGCAGCGACCGCCTGGAGCGTCCCGaccggggggagcgggcagacaGGAACAGGTCTGCCCTCACCAAGAGGAGCTTCAGCAAAGAGACGGAGGACAGGAGCCGAGAACGGGAGAAGCAGGGCGGCCCCGAGGCCGTGCGCAAGGCTGCTAGCATGACGGAGGAACGGGACAGGAGCCGGGAGACCG TTAAGCAAGagccagcacctcctgcagcatcccccaaGCCCGCGCTGTcagaagaggagctggagaagaaatcCAAGGCGATCATAGAGGAATACTTGCACATCAATGACATGAag GAGGCCCTGCAGTGCGtgcaggagctgggcagccccTCCTCGCTCTACATCTTCGTGCAGAATGGCATCGAGTCCACGCTGGAGAGGAGCACCATCTCCCGCGAGCACATGGGTGTCCTGCTGTGCCAGCTGGTGAAGGCGGGCACGCTCTCCAAGGAGCAGTACTACAAAGG gctgCGGGAGATCCTGGAGGTCGCAGAAGACATGGAGATCGACATCCCGCACATCTGGCTGTACCTGGCCGAGCTCATCACCCCCATGCTGCAAGAGGAAGGCATCCCCATGGAGGAGCTGTTCAG GGAGATAACGAAGCCCCTGGTGCCCATTGGGAAGGCCACTACGCTGCTGGTCGAGGTGCTGGGCTTGTTGTGCAAGGGCATG agccagaaGACCGCGGGCAAGCTGTGGCGGGACGGAGGCCTGAGCTGGAAGGAATTCCTGCCCGAGGACCAGGATGTCAATAAATTTGTCACAGAGCAG aAATTGGAGTACACGATGGGGGACAGCTCGGACACGCCGAGCCGCAAGGAGCTGACCTCGGAGGAACTGTGCAAGCAAATAGACAAACTGCTGAAGGAGAACCCCAACAACCAAAGAATATACGACTGGATCGAG gctAACCTGAGCGAGCAGCAGGTCTCATCCAACACGTTTATCAGGGCCCTGATGACGTCCGTGTGCCACTCAGCCATCGTTT TTGAGAACCCCTACCGCGTGGACGCCCTGGTCATCCGCAACCAAGCCAAGCTGCTCCAGAAGTACCTGCGGGACGAGCAGAAGGAGCTCCAGGCGCTCTACGCCCTGCAAGCCTTGGTGGTGAAGTTGGACCAGCCTCCCA ACCTGCTGCGGATGTTCTTTGACGCCCTTTACGACGAGGACGTCATCAAGGAGGAGGCTTTCTACAAGTGGGAGTCCAGCAAGGACCCGGCGGAGCAGCAGGGCAAAGGGGTGGCTCTCAAATCGGTGACGGCCTTTTTCACCTGGCTCCGGGAAGCCGAGGATGAGTCGGACAACAACTGA